In one Streptomyces sp. NBC_00597 genomic region, the following are encoded:
- a CDS encoding cytochrome c biogenesis CcdA family protein produces the protein MLALPISVLAGLVSFFSPCVLPLVPGYLSYVTGISGADLAEARRGRMLAGASLFIVGFTAVFVSTGALFGYFGGTLQANREVISRVLGGLVIVLGLFFMGLIPGLTMREFRFHRKPTAGLIGAPLLGVLFGVGWTPCMGPTLAAVSTLSLDQASAGRGALLTVAYCLGLGLPFILAALAFRKALGAFGWVKQHYAWVMRIGGGMLVLTGLLLVTGTWASIVDDMRIWTQGFTVGI, from the coding sequence ATGCTGGCGCTGCCCATCTCGGTACTGGCCGGCCTCGTCTCCTTCTTCTCGCCCTGCGTGCTGCCACTGGTCCCCGGCTACCTCTCTTACGTCACCGGCATCAGCGGGGCCGACCTCGCTGAGGCCCGGCGCGGCCGGATGCTGGCCGGGGCGAGCCTGTTCATCGTCGGATTCACGGCGGTGTTCGTGTCCACCGGCGCGCTCTTCGGATACTTCGGCGGCACGCTCCAGGCGAACCGGGAGGTCATCTCCCGGGTCCTCGGCGGTCTGGTGATCGTGCTCGGCCTCTTCTTCATGGGCCTGATCCCGGGCTTGACGATGCGCGAGTTCCGCTTCCACCGGAAGCCGACCGCGGGCCTGATCGGCGCGCCGCTGCTCGGCGTGCTCTTCGGCGTCGGCTGGACCCCCTGTATGGGCCCGACCCTCGCCGCGGTCAGCACGCTCTCCCTCGACCAGGCCAGCGCCGGCCGCGGCGCGCTGCTGACCGTCGCCTACTGTCTGGGCCTGGGACTGCCCTTCATCCTCGCCGCCCTCGCCTTCCGCAAGGCGCTCGGCGCATTCGGCTGGGTGAAGCAGCACTATGCATGGGTGATGCGCATCGGCGGCGGCATGCTGGTCCTGACCGGCCTGCTGCTCGTCACAGGAACGTGGGCCAGCATCGTCGACGACATGCGCATCTGGACCCAAGGCTTCACGGTGGGGATCTGA
- a CDS encoding cytochrome c biogenesis protein ResB, with protein MSTTDKASTEAPNPSEESAEAAAGAQLSTAPAEEDGSGPVGIGVIGWLRWFWRQLTSMRVALILLFLLSLGSIPGSLVPQTQVDAMKVTKWKEDHSFWVPLAEKLQLFDVYSSVWFSAIYLLLFISLIGCIVPRSWQFVGQLTGRPPGAPKRLDRLPAYTTWRTRKSPDEVLAQAKTVLGGRRFRIEAGAGSVAAEKGYLREAGNLVFHIALIVMLIAFAWGQLFKSEGGKLVLRGKGFANTLTQYDDFKSGSMFTPEDLSPFSFTLDKFDASYEESGPQKGTARDFTAHVTFRDGADGAPQKREIQVNEPLEVDGAKVYLLGHGYAPVISVTDPTGKVVYKDAVPMLPFDSNLSSSGAVKVPDGYRDKDGEKEQLGFNAMFVPTFAGEGKGTMLSQFPDLKFPVLALSAYHGSLGMDAGLPQNVYQLNTSKMKEFKDADGQLFKKRLLPGETMELPNGAGTVKFEGIERWATFTITRQPGSGLALAGAIAAIGGLAASLFIQRRRVWVRAAAGEDGVTVVEMAGLGRSESAKLPEELGQLAAALHEQAPTAPDQPVKETVEGERG; from the coding sequence ATGAGTACGACTGACAAGGCGTCCACCGAGGCGCCGAACCCGTCCGAGGAGTCCGCCGAGGCGGCCGCCGGGGCGCAGCTGTCCACCGCCCCCGCGGAGGAGGACGGCAGCGGCCCCGTCGGCATCGGCGTGATCGGCTGGCTCCGCTGGTTCTGGCGGCAGCTCACCTCGATGCGGGTGGCGCTGATCCTCCTCTTCCTGCTCTCCCTGGGCTCCATCCCCGGCTCCCTCGTCCCGCAGACCCAGGTCGACGCGATGAAGGTGACCAAGTGGAAGGAGGACCACTCCTTCTGGGTCCCGCTCGCCGAGAAGCTCCAGCTCTTCGACGTCTACAGCTCGGTGTGGTTCTCCGCGATCTACCTGCTGCTGTTCATCTCGCTGATCGGCTGCATCGTCCCGCGCAGCTGGCAGTTCGTCGGACAGCTCACCGGGCGTCCGCCCGGCGCCCCCAAGCGGCTGGACCGGCTGCCCGCGTACACGACGTGGCGTACGCGCAAGTCCCCCGACGAGGTGCTCGCGCAGGCGAAGACGGTCCTCGGCGGGCGGCGCTTCCGGATCGAGGCCGGCGCGGGCTCCGTGGCTGCCGAGAAGGGCTATCTGCGCGAGGCCGGCAACCTGGTCTTCCACATCGCCCTGATCGTGATGCTGATCGCGTTCGCCTGGGGCCAGCTGTTCAAGTCCGAGGGCGGCAAGCTCGTCCTGCGCGGCAAGGGCTTCGCGAACACGCTGACCCAGTACGACGACTTCAAGTCCGGCAGCATGTTCACCCCCGAGGACCTGTCGCCCTTCTCCTTCACCCTCGACAAGTTCGACGCCTCGTACGAGGAGAGCGGCCCGCAGAAGGGCACCGCGCGCGACTTCACGGCGCACGTCACCTTCCGCGACGGCGCGGACGGCGCACCGCAGAAGCGCGAGATCCAGGTCAACGAGCCCCTGGAGGTCGACGGCGCCAAGGTCTACCTGCTCGGCCACGGCTACGCGCCGGTCATCTCGGTGACCGACCCGACCGGCAAGGTGGTCTACAAGGACGCCGTGCCGATGCTGCCCTTCGACTCGAACCTGAGCTCCTCGGGCGCGGTCAAGGTGCCGGACGGCTACCGCGACAAGGACGGCGAGAAGGAGCAGCTCGGCTTCAACGCCATGTTCGTGCCGACCTTCGCCGGCGAGGGCAAGGGCACGATGCTCTCCCAGTTCCCGGACCTGAAGTTCCCCGTCCTCGCCCTCAGCGCCTACCACGGCAGCCTGGGCATGGACGCGGGCCTGCCGCAGAACGTGTACCAGCTGAACACCTCCAAGATGAAGGAGTTCAAGGACGCCGACGGGCAGCTGTTCAAGAAGCGGCTGCTGCCCGGCGAGACGATGGAGCTGCCGAACGGCGCGGGCACCGTGAAGTTCGAGGGCATCGAGCGCTGGGCCACCTTCACGATCACCCGGCAGCCCGGCAGCGGCCTCGCGCTCGCGGGTGCGATCGCCGCGATCGGCGGCCTGGCCGCGTCGCTGTTCATCCAGCGCCGCCGGGTCTGGGTGCGCGCGGCGGCCGGCGAGGACGGCGTGACCGTCGTCGAGATGGCGGGCCTCGGCCGCAGCGAGTCGGCCAAGCTCCCTGAGGAGCTGGGGCAGCTCGCCGCCGCCCTCCACGAGCAGGCGCCCACGGCGCCCGACCAACCTGTCAAGGAAACTGTTGAAGGGGAGCGCGGATGA
- the ccsB gene encoding c-type cytochrome biogenesis protein CcsB, protein MTPLAAEVNENLAQISNYLVYSSMAVYTLAFLAHIAEWIFGGRSKVGRTAAALTGAGSKTAAAAAAAGAPAVQVRGKAGTAVLDKPKVVTRSTAGTRDVPDGPGAAGGTENGDLYGRIAISLTTLAFVIEAAGVVSRAMSVQRAPWGNMYEFSLTFSTVAVGAYLILLVLKKNVRWMGLILVTTVLLDLGIATTWLYTASDQLVPALHSYWLWIHVSTAIICGAVFYIGATGTVLYLFRDGYESKLARGGTPGRFATSVMERLPSASTLDKFSYRINAAFFPLWTFTIVAGAIWAGDAWGRYWGWDPKEVWSFVTWVAYACYLHARATAGWKGRKAAYLALFAFACWIWNYYGVNILLNGKHSYAGV, encoded by the coding sequence ATGACGCCGCTCGCAGCCGAAGTCAACGAGAATTTGGCTCAGATCAGTAATTACCTGGTCTATTCGTCGATGGCGGTCTACACGCTCGCCTTCCTGGCCCACATCGCCGAATGGATCTTCGGTGGCCGCAGCAAGGTGGGCCGCACGGCCGCCGCGCTCACCGGCGCCGGGTCCAAGACCGCGGCCGCGGCCGCGGCCGCCGGTGCTCCCGCGGTCCAGGTGCGCGGCAAGGCCGGCACGGCCGTCCTCGACAAGCCGAAGGTCGTCACCCGCTCCACGGCCGGAACCCGCGACGTGCCGGACGGCCCCGGCGCGGCCGGCGGCACCGAGAACGGCGACCTGTACGGCCGCATCGCGATCTCGCTGACCACCCTGGCCTTCGTCATCGAGGCGGCCGGTGTCGTCTCCCGCGCGATGTCCGTGCAGCGGGCCCCCTGGGGCAACATGTACGAGTTCTCGCTCACCTTCTCCACGGTGGCCGTCGGCGCGTACCTGATCCTGCTGGTGCTGAAGAAGAACGTCCGCTGGATGGGCCTGATCCTGGTCACCACCGTCCTGCTGGACCTCGGCATCGCCACCACCTGGCTGTACACCGCCAGTGACCAGTTGGTGCCGGCGCTGCACTCGTACTGGCTGTGGATCCACGTCTCCACCGCGATCATCTGCGGCGCGGTCTTCTACATCGGTGCGACCGGCACGGTGCTCTACCTCTTCCGCGACGGGTACGAGTCCAAGCTCGCCCGCGGCGGCACGCCCGGCCGGTTCGCCACGTCCGTGATGGAGCGGCTCCCCTCGGCGTCCACGCTCGACAAGTTCTCGTACCGGATCAACGCGGCCTTCTTCCCGCTGTGGACCTTCACCATCGTGGCGGGCGCGATCTGGGCGGGCGACGCCTGGGGCCGCTACTGGGGCTGGGACCCCAAGGAGGTCTGGTCCTTCGTGACCTGGGTGGCGTACGCCTGCTACCTGCACGCCCGCGCCACCGCCGGCTGGAAGGGCCGCAAGGCCGCGTACCTCGCGCTGTTCGCCTTCGCCTGCTGGATCTGGAACTACTACGGCGTGAACATCCTGCTCAACGGCAAGCACTCCTACGCGGGCGTCTGA
- a CDS encoding SRPBCC domain-containing protein — protein sequence MAPVSHATSESRGEGRWLLRFEVHVPTAYEAVWPALTTADGLRGWLAAADVLERRLGGAVTLHWLNGGTTVSGHVTAWDVERVVEYTVGEHGRMRFHLEAVGTDSTVIRFLNERDGSQEDRLDSLAGWHHHFELLESALQGHPADWSRWTDARWAELRASYASFSRT from the coding sequence ATGGCACCTGTCAGTCATGCCACCAGTGAGAGCCGCGGCGAGGGCCGCTGGCTGCTGCGGTTCGAGGTGCACGTGCCGACTGCGTACGAGGCGGTGTGGCCCGCCCTGACCACGGCGGACGGGTTGCGCGGCTGGCTGGCCGCCGCGGACGTCCTGGAGCGAAGGCTCGGCGGGGCCGTCACCCTGCACTGGTTGAACGGCGGGACGACGGTCTCGGGCCACGTCACGGCCTGGGACGTCGAGCGGGTCGTGGAGTACACGGTGGGCGAGCACGGCCGCATGCGCTTCCACCTGGAGGCGGTGGGCACGGACTCCACGGTGATCCGCTTCCTGAACGAGCGGGACGGCTCGCAGGAGGACCGCCTCGACTCCCTGGCCGGCTGGCACCACCACTTCGAGCTGCTGGAATCCGCACTGCAGGGCCATCCGGCGGACTGGTCGCGGTGGACCGACGCACGCTGGGCGGAGCTGCGGGCTTCCTACGCGTCCTTCTCCAGGACGTAG
- a CDS encoding PLD nuclease N-terminal domain-containing protein has translation MLRYLPFLLIIALTIYAFIDCLNTPEEEVKHLPKVVWVIIILLFSIVGPVVWLFAGRQRSAVGGGRTRRTQWVAPDDNPEFLRSLSEDRDKNKDRDTDKD, from the coding sequence GTGCTGCGCTATCTGCCGTTCCTGCTGATCATCGCGCTGACCATCTACGCCTTCATCGACTGCCTGAACACCCCGGAGGAAGAGGTCAAACACCTTCCGAAGGTGGTCTGGGTGATCATCATCCTGTTGTTCTCGATCGTCGGCCCGGTGGTGTGGCTGTTCGCGGGGCGTCAGCGGTCCGCGGTCGGCGGAGGCCGGACGCGCCGGACGCAGTGGGTGGCGCCCGACGACAACCCGGAGTTCCTGCGCTCCCTCAGCGAGGACCGCGACAAGAACAAGGACCGGGACACGGACAAGGACTGA
- a CDS encoding menaquinone biosynthesis decarboxylase: MAYDDLRSLLRALEREGDLKRIKAEVDPYLEVGEIVDRVNKAGGPALLFENVKGSAMPLAMNVFGTDRRLLKALGLKSYGEISQKIGGLLKPELPQGFIGVREAFGKLGSMVHVPPKKVKGDAPVQEVVLTGDDVDLDQLPALFTWPKDGGSFFNLGLTHTKHPETGVRNLGLYRLQRHDKRTIGMHWQIHKDSRNHYAVAAKRGERLPVAIAFGCPPAVTYASTAPLPGDIDEYLFAGFVAGKRIEMVDCKTVPLQVPANAEVVIEGWLEPGEMLPEGPFGDHTGFYTPQEPFPALKIDCVTMRKRPLLQSIVVGRPPTEDGPLGRATERFFLPLLKIIVPDIVDYHLPESGGFHNCAIVSIDKKYPKHAQKVMHAIWGAHMMSLTKLIIVVDSDCDVHDLHEVSWRALGNTDYSRDLTVVEGPVDHLDHASYQQFWGGKAGIDATKKLPEEGYTRDGGWPDMVESDPATAALVDRRWKEYGL; this comes from the coding sequence ATGGCTTACGACGATCTCCGCTCGCTGCTCCGGGCTCTGGAGCGGGAGGGCGACCTCAAGCGCATCAAGGCCGAAGTCGACCCGTACCTGGAGGTCGGGGAGATCGTCGACAGAGTGAACAAGGCGGGGGGTCCGGCCCTCCTCTTCGAGAACGTCAAGGGCTCGGCGATGCCGCTGGCCATGAACGTCTTCGGGACCGACCGCCGCCTCCTGAAGGCCCTCGGCCTCAAGTCGTACGGCGAGATCAGCCAGAAGATCGGCGGCCTGCTCAAGCCGGAACTCCCGCAGGGCTTCATCGGGGTCCGCGAGGCCTTCGGCAAGCTCGGATCGATGGTGCACGTGCCCCCGAAGAAGGTGAAGGGCGACGCCCCCGTCCAGGAGGTGGTCCTCACCGGCGACGACGTCGACCTGGACCAGCTGCCGGCCCTGTTCACCTGGCCCAAGGACGGCGGCTCCTTCTTCAACCTCGGCCTCACGCACACCAAGCACCCCGAGACGGGCGTGCGCAACCTCGGCCTCTACCGCCTGCAGCGCCACGACAAGCGCACCATCGGCATGCACTGGCAGATCCACAAGGACAGCCGCAACCACTACGCCGTCGCCGCCAAGCGCGGCGAGCGGCTGCCGGTCGCGATCGCCTTCGGCTGCCCGCCGGCCGTCACCTACGCGTCGACCGCGCCGCTGCCCGGCGACATCGACGAGTACCTGTTCGCCGGGTTCGTCGCGGGCAAGCGGATCGAGATGGTCGACTGCAAGACGGTCCCGCTCCAGGTCCCGGCCAACGCCGAAGTCGTCATCGAGGGCTGGCTGGAGCCGGGCGAAATGCTGCCGGAGGGTCCCTTCGGCGACCACACCGGCTTCTACACCCCGCAGGAGCCCTTCCCCGCGCTGAAGATCGACTGCGTGACGATGCGCAAGCGTCCGCTGCTCCAGTCGATCGTCGTCGGCCGGCCGCCGACCGAGGACGGGCCGCTGGGCCGCGCCACGGAGCGGTTCTTCCTGCCCCTGCTGAAGATCATCGTGCCGGACATCGTGGACTACCACCTGCCCGAGTCGGGTGGCTTCCACAACTGCGCGATCGTCTCGATCGACAAGAAGTACCCGAAGCACGCCCAGAAGGTCATGCACGCCATCTGGGGCGCGCACATGATGTCGCTGACCAAGCTGATCATCGTGGTGGACTCCGACTGCGACGTCCACGACCTGCACGAGGTGTCCTGGCGGGCCCTCGGCAACACCGACTACTCCCGTGACCTCACCGTGGTCGAGGGACCGGTGGACCACCTGGACCACGCCTCGTACCAGCAGTTCTGGGGCGGCAAGGCGGGCATCGACGCGACCAAGAAGCTCCCCGAGGAGGGCTACACCCGCGACGGCGGTTGGCCCGACATGGTGGAGTCCGACCCGGCGACCGCGGCCCTGGTGGACCGCCGCTGGAAGGAGTACGGACTGTGA
- the mqnP gene encoding menaquinone biosynthesis prenyltransferase MqnP, with the protein MMTTADGVIGPGPAPQPTGKVKAFLRLVMIEHSVFALPFAYIAALTAMFRLDRGMHWAELLLVTVCMVGLRTFAMAANRIIDREIDARNPRTAGRELVTGAVSVRSAWTGAGIALAVFLGSAALLNPLCLALAPVAVVPMVVYPYGKRFTNFPHAILGLAQAMGPVGAWLAVTGEWSWDAVILGLAVGVWIGGFDLIFACQDVAADRADGVKSVPARFGVPAALWGARGAHVATTGLLAWYAVATDAGPFFWFGLLVVVGAFLYEHTIVKPHDLSRLNRAFFTVNGFIGMALFACALADLIARGLSL; encoded by the coding sequence ATGATGACCACCGCCGACGGGGTGATCGGGCCCGGCCCGGCACCGCAGCCGACCGGCAAGGTGAAGGCGTTCCTGCGGCTCGTGATGATCGAGCACTCGGTCTTCGCGCTGCCGTTCGCCTACATCGCCGCACTGACGGCCATGTTCCGCCTCGACCGGGGCATGCACTGGGCCGAGCTGCTGCTCGTCACCGTCTGCATGGTGGGGCTGCGGACCTTCGCGATGGCCGCGAACCGGATCATCGACCGGGAGATCGACGCCCGCAATCCGCGCACCGCGGGGCGCGAGCTCGTCACGGGCGCCGTGTCCGTACGGTCGGCGTGGACCGGGGCCGGGATCGCGCTGGCCGTCTTCCTCGGGTCGGCGGCGCTGTTGAACCCGCTCTGCCTGGCGCTGGCGCCGGTCGCGGTGGTCCCGATGGTGGTGTACCCGTACGGGAAGCGGTTCACGAACTTCCCGCACGCGATCCTGGGCCTGGCGCAGGCCATGGGTCCCGTCGGGGCCTGGCTGGCGGTGACCGGCGAGTGGTCCTGGGACGCGGTGATCCTGGGCCTGGCGGTGGGCGTGTGGATCGGCGGCTTCGACCTGATCTTCGCCTGCCAGGACGTGGCGGCGGACCGCGCGGACGGAGTCAAGTCCGTCCCGGCACGGTTCGGTGTTCCGGCGGCCCTGTGGGGCGCGCGCGGCGCGCACGTGGCGACCACCGGCCTGCTGGCCTGGTACGCGGTGGCGACGGACGCGGGACCGTTCTTCTGGTTCGGTCTGCTGGTGGTCGTGGGGGCGTTCCTCTACGAGCACACGATCGTGAAGCCGCACGACCTGTCCCGTCTGAACCGGGCCTTCTTCACGGTGAACGGTTTCATCGGCATGGCCCTCTTCGCGTGCGCCCTGGCCGACCTGATCGCCCGCGGCCTGTCCCTGTGA
- a CDS encoding rhomboid family intramembrane serine protease — protein MAEMQGAVRLDEWSRTDRAGAAGKLMLAWVALLWLIELVDLATGHALDAYGITARTADGLTGIPLAPFLHFGFGHLASNSVPLLVLGFVTALGGIRRFLALCAVVVLVDGLGVWLVSAPDTVTAGASGLVFGLFGYLLVRGFVERRPLGVLVGVAIAAYWGTGIVTGILPTDTAVSWQGHLFGLLTGTACAFAFRRPTAAVGA, from the coding sequence ATGGCCGAAATGCAGGGCGCCGTACGGCTCGACGAATGGAGCCGGACCGACCGGGCCGGGGCCGCCGGAAAGCTGATGCTGGCCTGGGTGGCCCTGCTGTGGCTGATCGAGTTGGTCGACCTGGCCACCGGCCACGCCCTGGACGCGTACGGGATCACCGCCCGCACCGCCGACGGACTGACCGGGATTCCCCTGGCCCCCTTCCTCCACTTCGGCTTCGGCCACCTGGCGTCCAACAGCGTCCCGTTGCTGGTCCTCGGCTTCGTCACCGCGCTCGGTGGGATCCGCCGCTTCCTCGCGCTGTGCGCGGTGGTCGTCCTCGTGGACGGGCTCGGCGTCTGGCTGGTCTCCGCCCCGGACACCGTCACGGCGGGCGCCTCGGGGCTGGTCTTCGGCCTCTTCGGCTACCTGCTGGTCCGCGGCTTCGTCGAGCGGCGGCCGCTGGGCGTGCTGGTCGGCGTCGCGATCGCCGCGTACTGGGGCACGGGCATCGTGACCGGCATCCTGCCGACCGACACCGCGGTCAGCTGGCAGGGCCACCTCTTCGGCCTCCTGACGGGCACGGCCTGCGCCTTCGCGTTCCGCCGCCCGACGGCGGCCGTAGGCGCCTAG
- a CDS encoding UbiX family flavin prenyltransferase — protein sequence MTDGKRTPWVVGVSGASGTPYAAAVIRGLLAAGESVDLVVSRASRLTLLDETGIAFRDAHWRDDLAAWLERGADGKPGTYSRPELDDVRYWGAGDLAAGPSSGSYPVQGMLIVPASTACVAGVALGLSKDLLQRVASVTLKERRRLVVAVRETPLNGQTLKHLVALDEAGAVVLPASPAFYAGATHIQDLVDFVAGRVLDAAGVPHQLYRRWEGELGGAARSREASGG from the coding sequence ATGACTGACGGCAAGCGCACCCCGTGGGTGGTCGGGGTTTCCGGGGCGTCCGGGACGCCGTACGCGGCCGCGGTGATCCGCGGACTGCTCGCGGCGGGGGAGAGCGTGGACCTGGTGGTCAGCCGGGCTTCGCGGCTGACCCTGTTGGACGAGACCGGGATCGCCTTCCGCGACGCGCACTGGCGGGACGACCTCGCCGCCTGGCTGGAGCGCGGGGCGGACGGCAAGCCGGGGACGTATTCCCGGCCGGAACTTGACGACGTCCGCTACTGGGGCGCCGGTGACCTGGCCGCCGGGCCGAGTTCGGGCTCGTACCCCGTGCAGGGGATGCTGATCGTGCCGGCGTCCACGGCCTGTGTGGCGGGGGTGGCGCTCGGGCTTTCGAAGGACCTGCTCCAGCGCGTCGCGAGCGTGACGCTCAAGGAGCGGCGCCGGCTGGTGGTCGCGGTGCGGGAGACCCCGCTGAACGGGCAGACGCTGAAGCATCTGGTGGCGCTGGACGAGGCGGGCGCAGTGGTGCTGCCCGCCTCTCCGGCGTTCTATGCGGGTGCGACGCACATCCAGGACCTGGTGGATTTCGTCGCGGGGCGGGTGCTGGATGCGGCAGGGGTGCCGCACCAGCTGTACCGCCGGTGGGAGGGAGAGCTCGGTGGAGCCGCCCGCTCCCGGGAGGCAAGCGGTGGCTAG
- a CDS encoding Lrp/AsnC family transcriptional regulator — MDAVDRQLIQALRENGRASYAELGRLVGLSGPSVTDRINRLESAGVITGYRATVDAASLGLGVTALIGISLSDAADHEDVARRLRDLAEIEDCWFIAGDDSYMLKVRAGDVDGLEKIIRKLSSTKGVSRTRTTIVLSTKWENRVGDLPEEG; from the coding sequence ATGGACGCGGTGGACAGGCAGCTCATCCAGGCACTTCGGGAGAACGGACGTGCCTCGTACGCGGAGCTGGGCCGGCTCGTGGGCCTCTCCGGCCCCAGCGTCACCGACCGGATCAACCGGCTTGAGTCGGCCGGCGTGATCACCGGCTACCGCGCGACCGTCGACGCGGCTTCGCTCGGCCTCGGCGTCACGGCGCTCATCGGCATCTCCCTCTCCGACGCCGCGGACCACGAGGACGTGGCCCGTCGCCTGCGCGACCTGGCGGAGATCGAGGACTGCTGGTTCATCGCCGGCGACGACTCGTACATGCTCAAGGTGCGGGCCGGCGACGTGGACGGGCTGGAGAAGATCATTCGGAAGCTCTCCAGCACCAAGGGCGTCTCGCGCACCCGTACCACCATCGTGCTCTCCACCAAGTGGGAGAACCGGGTCGGGGACCTGCCCGAAGAGGGCTAA
- the mqnE gene encoding aminofutalosine synthase MqnE: MDAGLKRELEDKVRSGERLTREDGIALYESDDLAWLGGLAHEVRTRKNGDVVHFNVNRHLNMTNVCTASCAYCSFQRKPGEKDAYTMRIEEAVRLAKAMENENLTELHIVNGLHPSLPWRYYPRSLSALKEALPNVSLKAFTATEIHHFETISGMSASDILDELIEAGLESLTGGGAEIFDWEVRQHIVDHKTHWEDWSRIHRLAHSKGLKTPSTMLYGHIEEPRHRVDHVLRLRELQDETGGFQVFIPLRYQHDFVDMQDGKVRNKLQARTTMATGAEALKTFAVSRLLFDNVPHVKVFWVMHGVQTAQLALQHGADDMDGSVVEYKITHDADNYGTPNKLGRDDLLELIREAGFRPVERNTRYEIIREYPGPDAALRETPQAMRV; the protein is encoded by the coding sequence ATGGACGCTGGGCTCAAGCGTGAGCTGGAGGACAAGGTTCGCTCCGGCGAGCGGCTGACCCGTGAGGACGGCATCGCCCTCTACGAGTCCGACGACCTGGCCTGGCTGGGCGGCCTCGCCCACGAGGTGCGCACGCGCAAGAACGGCGACGTCGTCCACTTCAACGTGAACCGCCACCTCAACATGACGAACGTGTGCACCGCGTCGTGCGCCTACTGCTCGTTCCAGCGCAAGCCGGGCGAGAAGGACGCGTACACGATGCGCATCGAGGAGGCCGTGCGCCTGGCCAAGGCCATGGAGAACGAGAACCTCACCGAGCTGCACATCGTCAACGGCCTGCACCCGAGCCTGCCGTGGCGGTACTACCCGCGCTCGCTCTCCGCGCTGAAGGAGGCGCTGCCGAACGTCTCGCTGAAGGCGTTCACGGCGACCGAGATCCACCACTTCGAGACGATCTCCGGGATGTCGGCCTCCGACATCCTCGACGAGCTGATCGAAGCCGGTCTGGAGTCGCTCACCGGCGGCGGCGCGGAGATCTTCGACTGGGAGGTCCGCCAGCACATCGTCGACCACAAGACCCACTGGGAAGACTGGTCGCGCATCCACCGCCTGGCGCACTCCAAGGGCCTCAAGACCCCGTCGACCATGCTCTACGGGCACATCGAGGAGCCGCGCCACCGCGTGGACCACGTGCTGCGGCTGCGCGAACTCCAGGACGAGACCGGCGGCTTCCAGGTCTTCATCCCGCTGCGCTACCAGCACGACTTCGTGGACATGCAGGACGGCAAGGTCCGCAACAAGCTCCAGGCGCGCACGACGATGGCGACGGGCGCCGAGGCGCTGAAGACCTTCGCGGTCTCGCGGCTGCTGTTCGACAACGTGCCGCACGTCAAGGTCTTCTGGGTCATGCACGGCGTGCAGACCGCCCAGCTCGCCCTCCAGCACGGCGCGGACGACATGGACGGCTCGGTCGTCGAGTACAAGATCACGCACGACGCGGACAACTACGGCACGCCGAACAAGCTGGGCCGTGACGATCTGCTGGAACTGATCCGGGAGGCGGGCTTCCGCCCCGTCGAGCGCAACACGCGGTACGAGATCATCCGCGAGTACCCCGGCCCGGACGCGGCGCTGCGCGAGACCCCGCAGGCGATGCGCGTCTGA
- a CDS encoding GNAT family N-acetyltransferase: MTLTFTFEPTVDRELRDGLVQLWTDVSNAGGAVGFVPPVTVDDIRPELVKHLVAMAEERNRLVVGRDADGRVRAAAFIGHNGHALQRHWAWVYTVMVSPELQGRGAGRALMEAVADAARSLGGLDALRLGCRGGHGLEHFYAACGYKEVGRVPGAIRVAPGDDRDDITMLLPLV, from the coding sequence ATGACCCTTACCTTCACGTTCGAGCCGACGGTCGACCGGGAGCTGCGCGACGGCCTCGTGCAGCTGTGGACCGACGTCTCCAACGCGGGCGGAGCGGTCGGCTTCGTCCCGCCCGTGACCGTGGACGACATCCGCCCCGAGCTGGTCAAGCACCTGGTGGCCATGGCCGAGGAGCGCAACCGGCTCGTCGTCGGGCGGGACGCGGACGGGCGGGTGCGCGCGGCCGCGTTCATCGGGCACAACGGCCACGCGCTCCAGCGGCACTGGGCCTGGGTCTACACCGTCATGGTCAGCCCCGAGCTCCAGGGGCGCGGCGCCGGGCGGGCCCTGATGGAGGCCGTCGCCGACGCGGCACGCTCCCTGGGCGGCCTCGACGCGCTGCGGCTCGGCTGCCGCGGCGGCCACGGGCTGGAGCACTTCTACGCGGCCTGCGGCTACAAGGAGGTCGGCCGCGTCCCGGGCGCCATCCGGGTGGCCCCGGGCGACGACCGCGACGACATCACCATGCTGCTGCCTCTCGTTTGA
- a CDS encoding DUF4229 domain-containing protein, translated as MRLGIFVGCLVLVAVLVNVGWVPAGLGDANPAWVVLLALVISAPLSFVLLRKQRDEMSAQISGRVAGAKDRLAANRSQEDAADDAARA; from the coding sequence ATGCGGCTGGGCATCTTCGTCGGATGCCTCGTCCTGGTTGCCGTACTGGTCAACGTGGGCTGGGTGCCCGCCGGCCTCGGCGACGCCAATCCCGCCTGGGTGGTGCTGCTCGCCCTGGTGATCTCCGCGCCGCTCTCCTTCGTGCTGTTGCGCAAGCAGCGTGACGAGATGTCCGCGCAGATCTCCGGACGCGTCGCGGGCGCCAAGGACCGGCTCGCCGCGAACCGCTCCCAGGAGGACGCGGCCGACGACGCCGCCCGCGCCTGA